The DNA segment TCTTGAGATTGTATCTCTTTTTGGTGAATAAGAATAATATCAACCTGACAAAGGTGCTTATTGATTATCTGGAAGTTagcgatgaaatttcaaagatatcATTAAAAAGTAAGTATTCTATTGTTGAAAAGGAGCTCACTGATTATTCTTTGGAAACTACAAAGAGGAAACTAACCATAATTTGAAACATAAGAAGAACTATTTGTTACTCTTTTATCTTGATATTTCTCTTTACTCTTTACTAACCTTCTGTTGATGTGTGAGAGCCTCAAAATGAAAGCGACCGAGAATTTCTAAAATTGTGCCTAATTTATTTAAAGTCTTGTTGTTTTGGATGAATGCAAGTTTGAAGTGAGTATTTTATTACAGTTGAGTTAAACAAAATAAAGGTTTTTTGAACAATTGTGAACCAATCTGTAGTCTACCTACTTTTGAAACTTTGTTCTCTTCTAGACAGAAATGTACACTAAGTTTCAAGTTCCTTGCCAACACACATTTCTTGATTTCGACAAATCACCACGTTTTTCTTATCTTTATTGTATTAAAACGATTTCTTTATGTTCTCCTTGGCATAGTAAGGATATGTACTAGTTAATAAGGTTAAAGGCATGGAGTCAATTTTTAGCCACTTTCGACATGCATGTAACTCTTTGTTTTTACATAATTCTATGGCTTCAATGTCATCCTTCTTTTCGTGAAATCTATACTGTTACTAAGATAGTTATTATAAATCGTTAGCCctaactaataaatttattctaataaatgaCATTCAAATCCAAATAATTGGATAATTTTTGACTTATTATTGTATTCTTTATTTCTAACTGGTTACTTTCAATTTGttggttcataaaaaaaactccCAGACCCTAAACCATAAGTCCTGGGGGTCGTTCAGAATAAAACGGAAAAccaaatttgatttcatttgaTTTTAGTGGATCCAATCACTATCTATCGATATATCTAGATAGATACttataatttagaataaacGTTATGAGACTTTTTTTAGTCGGTACATAATAAATACCAAATCCTTATTATACTAGCTGTCAGAACATAGGgaacttgatttttttagagCTTTTGTTGAGATTTCACTAGTCACAACAACTCATGTAGCAGACGAGATGtttctcttatatatattttatgtttttatcgaTTATATAATTAGAGACTATCGACTTTATGTTGTTATTTTCTATAAGAAATACATACATATCAAGAAGGGCAATTGTGACGAAAATAAGAGCTCCACACACCTGGAGTGCTTGTGATACATGTTTCATCACTTGGCCCACAAGGTATTCATTCCTTCTAACTTATGTGTTTAGTTGCTCAACTAAGTCTTTTTGTCTACCTTTTATAACTTAAGTTTTCTGTTTGACATATTTATTATGGTTCTTATGCgaagttttataattatttcaTCTCGTATCACACCGTTATAATAGAAGTCCTTAAGATAATTGATGAACAACTTGTGGCCGTTTGTAAAATGAGAAAAGGTAAAGATGTGGCTGATGGGGGATATGTCTATGCTTCCTTATCAATTGTGTACATGCATGTAGGTGTACCCGAGAGGCTAAGCACTTCGACGAGAACCTAGAGTACGTCTTTTTGCTATGGAAATgtaatctattttaaaataacttctATTTCCATAAATGCAGTTAAATTTAACAATCATATATCCACATGTTATGAGAGATGTTGAAAATGATAAAGAAACTTGCAAGAATTTTGAATCAACATCTATAACGAACTTGTATGCTCAACGAGAATAAGAATGTAACACTTAAATAGGGATAGGAACAGTACAAACGCGGCACtgttttaaacttaatttttatgGATTGTACAAGTTGTGATCAAGTTTAATCTTGAGAAAAGAAGGTTTAACAAGTGTTAAGCGATGTCTAGAACTAAAAATGATACATAGTCTTACTTGGTATATACATTGTTAGGCTCTCTACTCCTCTGTCCTCACGAAACACAAAGAacaaattgattaaaaattgatGTATAAGAacaaattgattaaaaatcaaaacataaaaatagctTTGAATtcttaaaagtaattaaatattataaagaatatatatacaaaattgatGTATACGCTACATTCACACCGAAACAACTGATTGTATCTTGATttctaaacaaataaatcacTAAGAAAGATTTAGTATCCAGTCACTGGTTCTGTGAATCATGCTAAGATACTCAATCAACATATGGAACAGCAACAAATGTCAAAGAATAAACTTCTGGAACATGCATAATATAGCAGACTGAAGATTAGTGGATGTATGAAGTAGGAATTAGATGAGCAACAATTAAGATAAATTTATTTGTTGATAAGGGTTGGATAGCATGGAACATATGAAAGCAATTCTCCAACATCTATATAACTACATAAAAATTTTGCAATATAACTCCAGGAAAGTCAATTAGATTTACACTGCCATTTCAAGGCccaaaaatatgtttaaatatccaaaacaacttaaattgtaaatattatgGCCAAAATCTGTTTGAGCTGTAAAGTTAGAAAGGTTTGATTGCTAACTAATATAATCtccaaaaacaattttataattttgaatataaggtttttcaatttttgtactccaaaattaatttttgaactagatcttgatccgtgAAACAGTGCAGGtgttattttcagttttatatgcatatatatttattttagattattAGTGGTTtacatttttaagtttaatcatatagttaaatttttatataactaattacaataatttatagtttacatGTTGTAAATAGCCAACTGTTTAAAACTATCataagtattttttgtttcatattatatatttatcttattgtatttgtatttacttattaaacaaaataatatgtgCATGAAAAAaccatatatttaatttatttaaaatttatattgaaaattaaactttatgaatattttttacgTTTATTCATTTtgcataatatattattgtatatacaaaagtctaagatattttaatttatatacatgtatatgttTTGCTAATGTTAAGCCGTTTTATCATCATATTAGacttttaacataaatattttatatttatgaaaataaaatttataaatttatcaatttcataaagttttatcatatttagttcattataataattttaacatggttgattatgattataaaatagataagagtaagatataattttaaattttataaacaataactgaatatatattaatgcataataatagttcattgctaattacgaaattagtgaaaatatttacatacacttttaaaaaataaaatattgttaaaatatttacatcaacataataattttcttttaatatgattgattgtgattatataatagataaaaataggatagcatatttatttttcattttataaatgataactgaatatattaatgtataatattatttcaaaactaattaagaaattagttaaaatatttacatataatttttgaaaattaagattttgtaacaatctttttaaacagattttagaattttttaatatataatatatatatattaaatatatattttaaatgaaatgatatcaaaagatattatgattaaaatagttCAAAgattgtatatattattagctttattaaaatttatttaataaaatttcttaagGGTGGTCCAACTTAAAAATCGcacatgaaaaaaaattgtgacttttattttaatataatagatttctgaatttaaaattttgaatgatAAATCTCAAATTTGATGTTTCTTTATTCAAAACTGtagatttgaagtttaatattttttagtctTACTTTTTAGATTGCCTTGTCTCTTCTACTCATCACCCTTAACACAATATGCAACCAATCTTCTAATGAGAAAGATGGAGTTGGTTCTTCACCCTGCTCTTTCATGTACTTCATCCTCGTATCGACAATAGTTATACACATCACTTAGCTTCTCTGCTCATTTTTTTGCTCACTGCAGTTTCCAACATCTTTGTCACACATCTATTGGCACTTTTAATATTCTTGTGGTTAAATGCTAAGGTTAAATCTTCATGTGACCTTTATTGGATGCTTCCTTTTGTATGCGTGTGAAAGGTGTTGACCTTCTGTgatcattattttgttttccacTGACACGTTCCTTGGTGAGAAAATATAACGATGTGGACCAAGTCTTTCGTTTAATAGACTTGAAGCTGCTTATTAATATTATAGTGATAAACCCCAACGACCATTCAAACGTGACACAGATGAAGTCAAAGTCAATGAAGGACAACGACCATTAATTTAATCGAATACTAAATTATTACAGATCTTTGATCTTCTTTCTTCTActgccaacaaaaaaaaaagagagtgcTTCATAATCAACAGAGATGAAGATAGACAAGAAGCTTAGTGTCGTTGAGCTACTAAAACGAGCTGTGAAGTTACTCTTGAGCAACATCAATCTAGCACTCATCATCTTCCTCTGTTGTCTCCCACTGTTCTGTTTCTTGATAATCTTTGAGCTCTCCCTCCAAACAACCCTCTCTTTCACTTACCAATTCCTCTCCAAACAAGTCAACGTCGGGAAGGATTTGCCGGAGAATGATCTGTTTCTCCAAACCACCACCAACTATCTCACTTACCAATCGCTTTACCAACAACGCAATATTTGGGAGGACTTGTCTGAAAACGATCTGATTCCATGGCTGATCAAGACATCTCTGTTATACTTCTTCCCCTACACCATTCTCGACCTCCTTACCACCACCATGATCGTTGCAGCATCTTCCACTGTTTACACGTCCAAGGAAGAACCGTTGGGGTTGCTTGATCTGGTAGATAGATCTATCAAGATATGTCGGAAGAGACTAGGAGGTTGTCTGGTCACATCTCTTTATGTTCTTCTCTTGTCAACCTCTGTGTTCCTTTTCTTCCTTCctttttgtcttttgtttttcttcggTTTCTTCTCTCATTGGGCGGAAAGGTTAAACTTTGTTAGTTTCGTACACGGACGCCAAACCTTCCTCGACCTAGTAGTACCGTTTCTGATCTACGCGATGGTGGTCCTTGTTCAGGCAACTCTCTTCATGTACCTGACTGCAAAGTTCATTAAGTGGAGCGCAGGATGGAACATGAGTTTGATAGTTTCTGTCTTGGaacaagaagaaggagaagatggtgaaaaaggCATATATGGAAGCGATGCTTTGTCTCTTTCAGCTTGGTATCGAAAAGGACATGAGACGCGTGATGTCTGGATGATGTTGATGTTCTTGATCTTTGCTCTAACGACGAGGATGCCATGTTTATACTCAAAGTGCAGTTTAAGTTCAAGTGGGAACGGAGTGTTGTACACTGGTCTCTATGTAGGTTTGATTTGTTTTGGGAATGTGCTAAAATGGTTGGCTTGTGTTGTACGTTACCATGATTGTAAAGCTAGGCCTTTGAGAAAGAAGGCTGATGTAGAACAAGCTAAGCCTCCAGCTACTTAAGAGAGTTTGGCTGCCTGAGATCCCTCCAAAGGTTCTAGTCTTTAAATAAATGGTAAAGAGGCATAAAAAAATGAGACTTGTAGACAGGCTTTGATAATATGTAATGTGTACTGATGCTATTGTggctgaaagaaaaaaaaaaggttgtttTCATTTGTTGCGGTGGTCACAGAAACATgcttgaaaacaaaacaaaaaaaaaagattttattttgataagtgCAACGATCCTATCCTAAATTCTTTCTCTTTTCAAGTGGCCTTTGACTCGATCACCTTCTTAGCGAAAGAAGGTAAGCAGAATGCAGCTGAATGAATCTGAAACCGCAAATAATGAGAACATTTGTTAAGAGGAATCAAGTGTCTAAACGCATGAAATGGTATgttgagagtttttttttggtttagttatACCTCAGCGTTGTAGAACTTCAAGGGTCCATTTGATTTGCTGGAGCTGTCATCAATAGGGTTTACAGGGTTTTTGAAGTCGACATGAGGCCCTTCAGTTGAACAGAGCATGAACCCAATAACCCCACTGCAGAAAATACCGTGAAATGATACACATTCAAGTTAAGTTATAGTCGCGAAGAGTAGAGACTGAAGGTTAAAAAAGTCATGAAACATGCCTAGGGTATGTTGGGACGCTAGTCCAGGCATAGTTTACTGAACCCTTGAAGATGTCACGACAGTTAGAAACAATGTCTTCGATGATGTCCATGTGAAGCCACAAGCTTTCAGCCTGAGTGCACACAACTCCACCAGGACGAAGAGCTCTCGCCACAGATTGGAAAAAAGGTTTCTCAAACAGCTCCTTTGCAGGACCTGACACACACACCAGCTCGAAGTTAAATGCTGCTTGTTAACTTTGTTCAACATAATCTAATTACTATCTGATTGTAGTAGTAGTAGTTACCGATTGGATCTGATGAGTCAACAATAACCGCATCGTATGAACCTTCAGCAGCATTCTTCAAGAAAGCAACACCTGCATTGATCCACCAACCGTAACAGTTAGAATACACTGGATTCAGAAATGACAACATAAGTACATAGTGGTAGTATTGTACCATCACCAATGACGAGGTTCACGCGAGGATCCTCGAATCTAATTGCTACATTAGGGAAAAACTGCTTAGAGACCTGAAAAGTCAAAGAAGGTGGAAACacattaaaaccaaaaaaatactcATATGATAACAAAGCATTCATCGAAACAGAGATGAAGCACCCACGTCGACCACCATTTTATCAATTTCACACATGTCAATCTGCTCAACAGAAGCATGGCGTGCAACTTCAGGCAGGacacctccacctcctcctccaatGACCAATACCTATGAAAGAACTATAAGGAAATTGATCAGAATCTGACTAAAAGCAAAGTCAGAGTGATTATCACTTTCCTTCATAATATTATTACCTAACTTGATTTCTctctgttgaaaaaaaaaactatagttCTCTAACTTTGCCAGAAGAGAACGTGAGACAATGCACCTATTTTTGTCTTGTGTATCTAAAAAGCTAAagtgatcatcatcatctctaGCCCTCGgcattcggttctcggttctgattccggttcggtttttttggtTCTAGAGGTTTAAGATCTGTTCaggtatttagaaaatttgatcTGGTTCCGGTTTGTTTTTTTCGGttcttggtttggttcggttagtAAAGTCAAGACCAACtaatatccaaaataatttCAGATTCCATTTGGTTCTGACTCAGTTAATTATggtttaaaatcataaaatttggatttttcagatgaaatataaaaaatcggGTTTTCGGATAGATAATtcacataatttaaaattatttgattattttaaaacaaaatataatttgcttttataaatatttaaattatattatagaaatttggGTACCCATTCGGTTCTTGGTTCGTTccagttcggttcggttccagTTCGGTTATGGTTCAGTTCTAGTGATATAAGATCTGCTCAGGTATTTGGTaggatccaaatccgaaccaaacctctattttcggttcggtttggttcggtttttcggttcgggtaaACGTGCTGAGGCCTAATCTCTATCttttctctagtggacattccTATCACCACTCTGGAGTGTGATCTATTAATCATCTATGCCAGCTCAATTAGTTTCTATAAATTTCACATCTGAATCTGATAAAAAGAAGTTTGGTTACTCTATATTTCTCTACAAGTAATTAATTGATTAAGTCCTACTAAACCGGAGAAGGAAAACGTGAGCATACTAGTAGGCCCGGCTCAAACTTAGAACATACCATGTGCTAGAATGAACCAAAAAAGAATCCCTATAGTTTTGAGGTCCATTTTAAGTCTtgtttagataaaaaaaaaaaaaaagaagtcttGTTTAAATGACTAAGTCTCACGTGACATTTTTCAATTTTAGCCATCACGTGGttttcaacttcttcttcttaacaAAGACCAAACCTAAATCTTTTTCGGGTTCTTTTGTTTTTGACCGAGAAATAAGATTTTCCTTAGATTTTGGACCTTTTCTTATAAGAAAGATTATGCAAAATTTTAAGACCATGTGTATTTGCACTGTCCGCACATGCTTAGAGCCGGTCCAGTAGTAAATAACCTTTCATTACAAAGCATGGTTCTCTGCTACACATCAACAACTTACAGTTCGCAAGAGATGTAATAAATAAAGCAATAGTGTTTGATTAGTTAACCTTCTTTGGGTTAGGAATAGAGCACAAAGGAAGATGAGTGATCATTTCCTGATAGGCGCATTCGTCTCTCTCCGTAAGTTGGATTACTCCATCCAAAACCAACACTTTTCCATATGTGGCAGACTAAAATACAAACCAAACACACATATAAAGATGGTTAAAATTTTAAGCAAAAGTCATCGTTAATTTGTTACCTGGAAAACAATGACATCTTGGTAATCTGATTTCCCTTGAAACAAAACTTTCTCAACTTTCAAAGAGTGTGCCTCTCCTGCATCATCACATCATCGAAAAACTTCAGCTACAAGAGGATGATGGTGAAAAGAAGGCTTCacaataaaacaagaaagagGAATAGACCTGGCCACATGGGACTCATCTCAGAGAACCACCCAGGAATCACGGAGGAGAAACAAGCAGGCTCCTTCTTCTGATCTCCATTAGCTGCAGTGTTGTCATCATCCTCTTCTCTCAGTCTATTAAAATCGGTAACTGAGGCTTCTTTGGAATCCATTGCTGCTGTTGTTCTGAACAAGAAACTCAGAGAGATAATGAAATGAGAGAGAGGGAACAAGGTTTTTGAAGGATTGTGTATTGATGTGAACTGAAGCGAAAGATATAAAGAGGAAGCAGGTGAAGTGGAGATTCGATATCAAtctgtttttatatttgttttatgactTTCTTATTAGAGCATCTCCTTTCACGTACTATCATAACAACTTGTTCCCAGAAGGAAAATAAagaatctatactatactaaaagggggatataagccatggagaggatgtccacataggatagaaaaatcaaccaatcagagaatctgaaattgccatgtcatctcatttttttcgtaaaaaataaaaaaacaatgcgaaggtgagaattgaacccgggttagtatgatatatatatagtatagttaccactaagccattgaaacatTCTTGGACACAAatacaagaaccactaagtatataatcacaaactcttatgtacatttacaataatatgaattcaactttcaagactccgatactttgttttgtaaaaaaaaaataagtaagtgactaagctaatatattcttagaaagtgtgagaacgttgacaaatatgaaaaagcatagatttttgttttcgtgacaaagttaagaattttgtaaaagtaagtttaacatataaattttcgtgacaaatatgaaaaaacatagatttttgtaaaattttgacaaaagaactcataacatacttctctaatatcttaataaaatattatttaagggtgcaataattaaatatattaattcaataaattttgtaatttatagacaaaacaataacacaacaaattttgaaacatttgtttaacctatcgattttttttcatgagaatccaactaaacaagataaaaataataattagatttacaaatatttaattaccattttattcaattttgattaatttcaaattatcataatgtatctttttgaagttacaaatatgaaaaagcatagatttttgtacaatttgacaaaacaactcaaaacatatttttctaatgtcttaataaaatattatttaaggatgcaataattaaatatattaattcaataaattttataattt comes from the Brassica napus cultivar Da-Ae chromosome A7, Da-Ae, whole genome shotgun sequence genome and includes:
- the BNAA07G09780D gene encoding uncharacterized protein BNAA07G09780D, translated to MKIDKKLSVVELLKRAVKLLLSNINLALIIFLCCLPLFCFLIIFELSLQTTLSFTYQFLSKQVNVGKDLPENDLFLQTTTNYLTYQSLYQQRNIWEDLSENDLIPWLIKTSLLYFFPYTILDLLTTTMIVAASSTVYTSKEEPLGLLDLVDRSIKICRKRLGGCLVTSLYVLLLSTSVFLFFLPFCLLFFFGFFSHWAERLNFVSFVHGRQTFLDLVVPFLIYAMVVLVQATLFMYLTAKFIKWSAGWNMSLIVSVLEQEEGEDGEKGIYGSDALSLSAWYRKGHETRDVWMMLMFLIFALTTRMPCLYSKCSLSSSGNGVLYTGLYVGLICFGNVLKWLACVVRYHDCKARPLRKKADVEQAKPPAT
- the LOC106358109 gene encoding spermidine synthase 1-like, with the protein product MDSKEASVTDFNRLREEDDDNTAANGDQKKEPACFSSVIPGWFSEMSPMWPGEAHSLKVEKVLFQGKSDYQDVIVFQSATYGKVLVLDGVIQLTERDECAYQEMITHLPLCSIPNPKKVLVIGGGGGGVLPEVARHASVEQIDMCEIDKMVVDVSKQFFPNVAIRFEDPRVNLVIGDGVAFLKNAAEGSYDAVIVDSSDPIGPAKELFEKPFFQSVARALRPGGVVCTQAESLWLHMDIIEDIVSNCRDIFKGSVNYAWTSVPTYPSGVIGFMLCSTEGPHVDFKNPVNPIDDSSSKSNGPLKFYNAEIHSAAFCLPSFAKKVIESKAT